A stretch of the Lactuca sativa cultivar Salinas chromosome 9, Lsat_Salinas_v11, whole genome shotgun sequence genome encodes the following:
- the LOC128128938 gene encoding uncharacterized protein LOC128128938 — translation MLMKFMEASEKRHDVTDTAMKEQRTIMKNHHAMMIDQQALIKNQQASINNLEVQLGQLTTLVNEKMVPKNPEKKTQSHVIAIDTEEEAIFEFLEALEVEPQQPDPKPKKPKLEFEESGGIPSSRREPAMLMSWARSEQKKFVYVPAYKQPLPFPSRANFSPLEREHLEFIKQLKGIPINTPFIDSLAKVIEYAKFLQDLLDTRQQLNENSKVILSEQSSKAVLREIPKKMGDPGRLTLPCEFGNNMKVYALADSEASINLMPYSFYQKLNIQKLKATKMSIYMANRSVTQPRGIVEDIIVKIGKFIFPINFVVLDMKEDPNVPIILGRSLLNTAGALVDIHESKLTLRVGDENEIFGIEDGFQRSDAQEEVFNIDKEYELEELEKLMEEEIKTIQQVKKNKTESICSIFS, via the coding sequence ATGTTGATGAAATTTATGGAAGCTTCAGAAAAAAGGCATGATGTTACTGATACTGCAATGAAAGAACAAAGAACTATAATGAAGAATCATCACGCAATGATGATAGATCAGCAAGCATTAATAAAGAATCAGCAAGCTTCCATcaataaccttgaagtacaacttGGTCAACTTACCACTTTGGTTAATGAGAAGATGGTCCCGAAAAATCCTGAAAAGAAGACCCAATCTCACGTAATTGCCATAGATACTGAAGAAGAGGCGATTTTTGAGTTCCTAGAAGCCTTAGAAGTGGAGCCACAGCAGCCCGATCCAAAGCCAAAGAAGCCAAAGCTCGAATTTGAAGAATCTGGTGGAATACCcagttcacgtcgtgagcccgCTATGCTCATGTCGTGGGCTCGGTCTGAACAAAAAAAATTTGTATATGTTCCAGCTTATAAACAGCCTTTGCCATTCCCGTCTAGAGCTAATTTTAGTCCACTGGAGAGAGAACATTTGGAGTTTATCAAGCAATTGAAGGGTATTCCTATTAATACTCCTTTTATTGATTCACTTGCAAAAGTTATAGAATATGCTAAGTTCCTACAAGACTTGTTAGACACTCGTCAGCAATTAAACGAGAACTCTAAGGTGATTCTAAGTGAGCAAAGCTCAAAAGCTGTGTTGAGAGAGATACCTaagaagatgggggatcctggacgacTCACTCTCCCATGTGAGTTTGGGAATAATATGAAGGtttatgctttagccgattctgagGCTAGCATAAATTTGATGCCTTATTCGTTTTATCAAAAATTGAATATTCAGAAGTTGAAGGCTACAAAGATGAGTATTTacatggcgaaccgttcagtgacacaGCCCCGGGGCATTGTGGAAGATATTATCGTGAAAATTGGTAAATTCATTTTTCCAATAAACTTTGTGGTTTTGGATATGAAAGAAGATCCCAATGTACCAATTATTCTTGGTCGCTCGTTACTTAACACTGCTGGAGCTCTAGTTGATATACACGAGTCCAAGCTCACCTTGAGAGTTGGGGATGAGAACGAAATTTTTGGAATAGAAGATGGTTTCCAAAGGAGTGATGCTCAAGAAGAGGTTTTCAACATTGATAAAGAATATGAACTTGAAGAATTAGAGAAGCTCATGGAAGAAGAAATCAAAACAATTCAacaagttaaaaaaaacaaaaccgagAGCATCTGTTCCATTTTTAGTTGA